From one Triticum aestivum cultivar Chinese Spring chromosome 4B, IWGSC CS RefSeq v2.1, whole genome shotgun sequence genomic stretch:
- the LOC123090930 gene encoding uncharacterized protein, translating to MAPSASMLFLSYHQLHHGPADAPHVDKDGAGGFRFGLGNVFFSLGVLAPKRRDAAVHDGKQRARQAGGEEEEEPATLASKFDEAVRLSCWSS from the coding sequence ATGGCCCCGAGCGCGTCGATGCTGTTTCTGAGCTACCACCAGCTCCACCACGGCCCCGCCGACGCGCCGCACGTCGACAAGGATGGCGCCGGCGGCTTCCGGTTCGGCCTTGGCAATGTCTTCTTCTCCCTCGGCGTCCTGGCGCCGAAGCGGCGGGATGCGGCGGTGCACGACGGGAAGCAGAGGGCGCGTCaggccggcggcgaggaggaggaggagcccgcgACGCTGGCGAGCAAGTTCGATGAGGCCGTGCGGCTCAGCTGCTGGTCCTCCTGA